One Thermococcus alcaliphilus DNA window includes the following coding sequences:
- a CDS encoding nitrilase, which translates to MKVGFVQMEPKLLDLNANLSKAEKLIGEAARQGAKLIVLPELFDTGYNFETKEEVEEIAQQIPDGETTQFLVEQARKHEAFIVAGTAEKDERGKLYNSAVIVGPIGWGYIGKYRKVHLFYREKLFFEPGNLGFHVFNIGIAKVGIMICFDWFFPESMRTLALKGADIVAHPANLVLPYAPKAMPIRSLENRVFSITANRIGEERGLRFIGMSQINSPKAEILLRASEDKEEVGVVDINIEEARNKKLNEFNDIFKDRRPEYYAL; encoded by the coding sequence ATGAAAGTTGGATTTGTTCAGATGGAGCCAAAGCTTTTGGATCTTAATGCCAACTTAAGCAAAGCTGAGAAATTAATTGGAGAGGCTGCAAGACAAGGTGCAAAGCTCATTGTTCTTCCAGAGCTTTTTGACACGGGCTACAATTTTGAGACAAAAGAAGAAGTGGAGGAGATAGCCCAGCAGATTCCAGATGGGGAGACCACTCAATTTCTTGTTGAGCAGGCAAGGAAGCATGAAGCGTTCATAGTGGCTGGAACCGCTGAGAAAGATGAGAGGGGGAAACTTTACAACTCCGCTGTCATTGTGGGACCAATAGGATGGGGCTACATTGGAAAATACCGCAAGGTTCACCTTTTCTACAGGGAGAAGCTTTTCTTTGAGCCTGGAAACCTTGGCTTTCACGTCTTCAACATAGGTATTGCAAAAGTTGGAATTATGATATGCTTTGACTGGTTCTTCCCAGAGTCGATGAGAACACTCGCCCTTAAGGGAGCTGATATCGTTGCACATCCGGCTAATCTGGTTCTTCCCTATGCTCCAAAGGCAATGCCAATAAGGAGCCTTGAAAACAGGGTATTCAGCATAACAGCAAACAGAATCGGAGAGGAGAGGGGATTAAGGTTCATAGGCATGAGCCAGATAAACTCACCAAAGGCTGAAATCCTGCTCAGGGCAAGTGAAGATAAGGAGGAAGTGGGGGTTGTTGATATAAACATCGAAGAGGCGAGGAACAAAAAGCTTAACGAGTTCAATGACATCTTCAAGGATAGAAGACCGGAATACTATGCTCTGTAA
- a CDS encoding metallophosphoesterase produces MENFPYEELSLELKTSSERTLVLADPHIAFELSRGLRVRTKFEKSLAEFIKDKDPDLVIILGDIKEPLGMSRFVKKLLMEFFSEIAEYRIVITKGNHDGKIEEVAKEFKNVNVVSHFLLDDMLFLHGHQNLPEVEFEKAFLGHIHPAISLRIGRNIRKVKCFFKVGDFLILPTVNPYIEGFDVREGIKMIPFLKDSSSGEAFLGDGTYIGKVELNRKA; encoded by the coding sequence ATGGAAAACTTCCCTTACGAGGAGCTTTCCCTTGAACTAAAAACATCTTCTGAAAGAACCCTTGTTCTTGCAGATCCTCACATAGCTTTTGAACTTTCGAGGGGGTTAAGGGTAAGAACAAAATTCGAAAAAAGCCTTGCAGAGTTTATAAAAGATAAAGATCCAGATTTGGTGATTATCCTAGGTGACATAAAAGAACCCCTCGGAATGAGTAGATTTGTCAAAAAGCTCCTTATGGAATTCTTTTCTGAGATTGCAGAATACAGGATTGTCATAACAAAAGGAAACCACGATGGGAAAATAGAAGAAGTCGCAAAGGAATTCAAAAATGTAAATGTAGTCAGTCATTTTCTCCTTGATGATATGCTTTTCCTCCATGGACACCAGAACCTTCCGGAAGTTGAGTTTGAGAAAGCTTTTCTAGGACACATTCACCCTGCAATCAGCTTGAGGATTGGAAGGAACATTAGAAAAGTCAAGTGCTTCTTTAAAGTTGGAGATTTTCTGATTTTGCCCACGGTAAATCCCTACATAGAAGGATTCGACGTGAGAGAGGGTATAAAAATGATCCCATTTTTGAAAGATTCTTCATCAGGAGAGGCTTTTCTTGGAGACGGAACCTATATTGGCAAAGTTGAGCTAAACCGTAAGGCTTAA
- a CDS encoding transcriptional regulator, protein MGDVYDKLEGLLRTLGFKKNELRIYRLLLEKKAPMRITEIKEELGISERSVREHVLNLYKRGVLKRELIQRGWLGYVYSAVSPSELLAKLKENVVKKINEIEKELKNDDI, encoded by the coding sequence ATGGGGGACGTGTACGATAAGCTTGAGGGACTCTTGAGAACATTGGGATTCAAGAAAAACGAACTTAGAATATACCGCCTGCTCTTGGAAAAGAAAGCCCCTATGAGGATAACTGAAATAAAAGAGGAGCTTGGAATAAGCGAGAGAAGTGTTAGGGAACACGTCCTCAACTTGTACAAAAGGGGAGTTCTCAAGAGAGAGCTCATTCAAAGAGGCTGGCTTGGCTATGTTTATTCCGCAGTCTCACCTTCTGAGCTTCTGGCAAAACTTAAGGAAAATGTTGTCAAAAAGATAAATGAAATTGAGAAAGAACTAAAAAACGATGATATCTAA